The Gemmatimonadota bacterium genome contains a region encoding:
- a CDS encoding type II toxin-antitoxin system VapC family toxin, with protein MLDTSTVILLPRLEDPALLPGEPLITAVTLAELTVGPLVASTDEERAARQAHVQQAEADFDPLPFDAAAARAFGRVAASLRRAGRKTSARAYDAMIAAIALANELPLYTCNPDDFAGIEGLEIVSVPLPDSTR; from the coding sequence GTGTTGGACACGAGCACCGTGATCTTGCTGCCGCGGCTGGAGGATCCCGCACTCCTGCCGGGCGAGCCGCTTATTACGGCCGTGACGCTCGCTGAGCTCACGGTCGGGCCGTTGGTCGCCTCCACGGACGAGGAGCGCGCTGCCCGCCAGGCACACGTGCAACAGGCCGAGGCCGACTTCGATCCCCTGCCCTTCGACGCAGCGGCAGCACGTGCCTTTGGCCGGGTGGCAGCCTCGTTGCGGAGGGCCGGTCGGAAGACCAGCGCCCGCGCCTATGACGCCATGATCGCGGCCATCGCTCTGGCCAATGAGCTTCCGCTCTATACCTGCAACCCGGACGACTTTGCCGGAATCGAGGGCCTCGAGATCGTGTCCGTCCCGCTGCCGGACTCAACTCGCTAG